In Chitinophagaceae bacterium, the genomic window AGAAAAACGGGATTTAATTTCAGTGTCGGTATCAATAATTTCTAAAAGCAGCTTGCGTAAATTTATTTTTTTATGCTGTAAAATGCTGCTGTGCACGCCAAGGCCCACATTGGCTGCGCCGCCAGGCAAAGGAAAAATCCAAAAATATCCGGGCAATACTTTTTTTAAAAAATGCAGTTCAATAAAACCATCTTCATTTAAGCCTTTTACATTTTTATAATAAGCTCTTATGCCTGCAATATGGTGCTGAGGTTCCATTTTAATTCCGCCGGTTACTTTGGCAAAGCGGGAATGTGCGCCATTGGCCACTATCAGCAATTGTGCCTTTATTTCTATATTTCCGGTTTCGTCGTTTAAAATATAGCCTTCCTTTGTTAAAGTATGCGAAACAATATTGGTGTTTTCTAAAAAAGTAATTTTTGGTTGCAGCCGCAATTCGTTGGCAAGAAAATGATCAAAATCAAAGCGCCGGCTAACAAAACCCCGTGGGTTATGTAAATTATTTTTATAGTTTAAGGAAAAAGGGATAGGAACCGACCGCCTGTTGGGAGAAGTAAAAATAATGCCGAAGCTATTATTTTTATAAGGCTGTTGCTGAAATTTTTTGATGATGGATGGATCTATTTTATCCAGTATGGCCGCAACTTTTCCACTAAGCCCATCCCCGCAAATTTTATCACGGGGAAAAGTTGCTTTATCGGCAACAATACATTCTATACCCA contains:
- a CDS encoding geranylgeranyl reductase family protein; its protein translation is MVYQTKICIIGAGPGGVTAALQLAKLGIECIVADKATFPRDKICGDGLSGKVAAILDKIDPSIIKKFQQQPYKNNSFGIIFTSPNRRSVPIPFSLNYKNNLHNPRGFVSRRFDFDHFLANELRLQPKITFLENTNIVSHTLTKEGYILNDETGNIEIKAQLLIVANGAHSRFAKVTGGIKMEPQHHIAGIRAYYKNVKGLNEDGFIELHFLKKVLPGYFWIFPLPGGAANVGLGVHSSILQHKKINLRKLLLEIIDTDTEIKSRFSEASPDGNIDGYGLPLGSKKRKLYGNRYLLIGDAASLIDPLTGEGIGNAMYSGFYAANVAENAVKNNDFSEQFLQQYNKDIDRVLGPELKMSTTLQKLATRPWLFNLLMNKTAKSAELRNLLTAMFAEIDVRKKLANPLFYLKMLFNK